A window from Corvus cornix cornix isolate S_Up_H32 chromosome 8, ASM73873v5, whole genome shotgun sequence encodes these proteins:
- the CCDC17 gene encoding coiled-coil domain-containing protein 17 isoform X3, translating to MVVQPLLPGEPRVQQGEPPRQSLPLQGHRQPPQELREAHERYVAEIRARTQQLEQQREGLCRRLAALGAGAALGPQPEHGEQQQSRAPRDQAGQARTAQQRATLRLDTLLPPAGPLAAEARALRLSYLRSGGHDPAVLDQLLHLQLEATVLEKRTAGLGRGRRLEPPGTGTHALDAALLAVELENRRLEDELLALKVRRERRADAGSRAAQRHTEELAQLQAEVGMLRCHAEQTRPWLHPPILPPPIAPPLPPALAVPELFMVRASALGNFQLSKEGRGEMGLGCQLGWNDGCGGTSLGTFGNYSLCCGWG from the exons ATGGTGGTCCAGCCCCTCCTACCCGGTGAACCCCgtgtgcagcagggagagccccCCCGGCAGTCGCTCCCACTGCAGGGGCACCGGCAGCCGCCGCAGGAGCTGCGGGAAGCCCACGAACGCTACGTGGCCGAGATCCGGGCCAGgacccagcagctggagcagcagagggagg GGCTCTGCCGGCGGCTGGCGGCActcggggctggggcagctctgggcccccAGCCCGAGCacggggagcagcagcagagccggGCCCCGCGGGACCAGGCCGGACAGGCCcgaacagcacagcagag GGCCACCCTCCGCCTCGACACCCTCCTGCCGCCCGCAGGGCCGCTCGCGGCCGAGGCCAG GGCGCTGCGACTGTCCTACCTGCGCTCCGGGGGACACGACCCGGCCGTCCTGGACCAGCTCCTCCATCTCCAGCTGGAGGCCACGGTACTGGAGAAAAGAAccgcagggctgggcaggggcaggcGGTTGG AGCCCCCCGGCACTGGCACACACGCTCTGGATGCGGCGCTGCTAGCCGTGGAGCTGGAGAACCGGCGTCTGGAAGATGAACTGTTGGCACTGAAAgtcaggagggagaggagagcagacGCTG gctcGCGGGCAGCCCAGCGGCACACGGAGGAActggcccagctccaggcagaggTGGGAATGCTGCGATGCCACGCAGAGCAGACGAGGCCATGGCTGCACCCCCCCATCCTCCCACCCCCCATAGCCCCTCCACTGCcgccagccctggctgtgccagaaCTTTTTATGGTAAGAGCCTCAGCCCTAGGCAATTTCCAGCTCTccaaggaggggagaggggagatgGGATTGGGCTGCCAACTGGGATGGAATGATGGGTGTGGAGGTACAAGCTTGGGGACATTTGGGAACTACTCCCTTTGCTGTGGTTGGGGATAG
- the CCDC17 gene encoding coiled-coil domain-containing protein 17 isoform X2: MVVQPLLPGEPRVQQGEPPRQSLPLQGHRQPPQELREAHERYVAEIRARTQQLEQQREGLCRRLAALGAGAALGPQPEHGEQQQSRAPRDQAGQARTAQQRATLRLDTLLPPAGPLAAEARALRLSYLRSGGHDPAVLDQLLHLQLEATVLEKRTAGLGRGRRLGKCQHQAQACPPTGTVAPQPAPEVPPAVPAEPPGTGTHALDAALLAVELENRRLEDELLALKVRRERRADAGSRAAQRHTEELAQLQAEVGMLRCHAEQTRPWLHPPILPPPIAPPLPPALAVPELFMEPPGPALGPGSPTAHVSPGLPLTPFMALEDPPPAQEPPEQDRAPQR, encoded by the exons ATGGTGGTCCAGCCCCTCCTACCCGGTGAACCCCgtgtgcagcagggagagccccCCCGGCAGTCGCTCCCACTGCAGGGGCACCGGCAGCCGCCGCAGGAGCTGCGGGAAGCCCACGAACGCTACGTGGCCGAGATCCGGGCCAGgacccagcagctggagcagcagagggagg GGCTCTGCCGGCGGCTGGCGGCActcggggctggggcagctctgggcccccAGCCCGAGCacggggagcagcagcagagccggGCCCCGCGGGACCAGGCCGGACAGGCCcgaacagcacagcagag GGCCACCCTCCGCCTCGACACCCTCCTGCCGCCCGCAGGGCCGCTCGCGGCCGAGGCCAG GGCGCTGCGACTGTCCTACCTGCGCTCCGGGGGACACGACCCGGCCGTCCTGGACCAGCTCCTCCATCTCCAGCTGGAGGCCACGGTACTGGAGAAAAGAAccgcagggctgggcaggggcaggcGGTTGGGTAAGTGCCAACACCAGGCCCAGGCCTGTCCCCCCACAGGGACCGTGGCCCCACAGCCGGCTCCTGAGGTGCCCCCGGCTGTGCCGGCAGAGCCCCCCGGCACTGGCACACACGCTCTGGATGCGGCGCTGCTAGCCGTGGAGCTGGAGAACCGGCGTCTGGAAGATGAACTGTTGGCACTGAAAgtcaggagggagaggagagcagacGCTG gctcGCGGGCAGCCCAGCGGCACACGGAGGAActggcccagctccaggcagaggTGGGAATGCTGCGATGCCACGCAGAGCAGACGAGGCCATGGCTGCACCCCCCCATCCTCCCACCCCCCATAGCCCCTCCACTGCcgccagccctggctgtgccagaaCTTTTTATG gagCCCCCTGGGCCTGCGCTGGGGCctggcagccccacagcccatGTGTCCCCTGGACTCCCCCTCACCCCCTTTATGGCCCTGGAGGaccctcctcctgctcaggaGCCCCCAGAACAAGACAGGGCTCCCCAAAGGTGA
- the CCDC17 gene encoding coiled-coil domain-containing protein 17 isoform X1: MVVQPLLPGEPRVQQGEPPRQSLPLQGHRQPPQELREAHERYVAEIRARTQQLEQQREGLCRRLAALGAGAALGPQPEHGEQQQSRAPRDQAGQARTAQQRATLRLDTLLPPAGPLAAEARALRLSYLRSGGHDPAVLDQLLHLQLEATVLEKRTAGLGRGRRLGKCQHQAQACPPTGTVAPQPAPEVPPAVPAEPPGTGTHALDAALLAVELENRRLEDELLALKVRRERRADAGSRAAQRHTEELAQLQAEVGMLRCHAEQTRPWLHPPILPPPIAPPLPPALAVPELFMVRASALGNFQLSKEGRGEMGLGCQLGWNDGCGGTSLGTFGNYSLCCGWG, encoded by the exons ATGGTGGTCCAGCCCCTCCTACCCGGTGAACCCCgtgtgcagcagggagagccccCCCGGCAGTCGCTCCCACTGCAGGGGCACCGGCAGCCGCCGCAGGAGCTGCGGGAAGCCCACGAACGCTACGTGGCCGAGATCCGGGCCAGgacccagcagctggagcagcagagggagg GGCTCTGCCGGCGGCTGGCGGCActcggggctggggcagctctgggcccccAGCCCGAGCacggggagcagcagcagagccggGCCCCGCGGGACCAGGCCGGACAGGCCcgaacagcacagcagag GGCCACCCTCCGCCTCGACACCCTCCTGCCGCCCGCAGGGCCGCTCGCGGCCGAGGCCAG GGCGCTGCGACTGTCCTACCTGCGCTCCGGGGGACACGACCCGGCCGTCCTGGACCAGCTCCTCCATCTCCAGCTGGAGGCCACGGTACTGGAGAAAAGAAccgcagggctgggcaggggcaggcGGTTGGGTAAGTGCCAACACCAGGCCCAGGCCTGTCCCCCCACAGGGACCGTGGCCCCACAGCCGGCTCCTGAGGTGCCCCCGGCTGTGCCGGCAGAGCCCCCCGGCACTGGCACACACGCTCTGGATGCGGCGCTGCTAGCCGTGGAGCTGGAGAACCGGCGTCTGGAAGATGAACTGTTGGCACTGAAAgtcaggagggagaggagagcagacGCTG gctcGCGGGCAGCCCAGCGGCACACGGAGGAActggcccagctccaggcagaggTGGGAATGCTGCGATGCCACGCAGAGCAGACGAGGCCATGGCTGCACCCCCCCATCCTCCCACCCCCCATAGCCCCTCCACTGCcgccagccctggctgtgccagaaCTTTTTATGGTAAGAGCCTCAGCCCTAGGCAATTTCCAGCTCTccaaggaggggagaggggagatgGGATTGGGCTGCCAACTGGGATGGAATGATGGGTGTGGAGGTACAAGCTTGGGGACATTTGGGAACTACTCCCTTTGCTGTGGTTGGGGATAG